The genomic region TGTTTTATTGGAGGTTAATGAAGTGACGGTGGCAACCATGGTGGGTTGGTTTCGATTCCGACTTAGGTGATTTCCAATTGGGTCGGATCAATTTTCAGTCTAACAAAGCTTTAGTCGGATCGGGTTGTCACTTGGTGTCATATCGGGTTGTCACACGGTGTCATATCTGGGTTTCCAGTTTTTATTACTAAGCATTTAGAGAAAAAAGATGTTGCAGGATTTGGGCCATATCTGATTTTCAGTTTGCATCTTGGTCATTCTGGCTTGGTAAGTTTGCTATGTCTAGGTGTGAGGAGATAATGGGCAATGATAAGCATTTTGCTATTTTACCCTGAATAGTCTTAAATTCATAGTGCGGATGGAAAACAATGGAATTAATGAATTAGTGATTGAATTAATGAATTAATGGAGTTTGATCCGTATTCATCCTACTTTGTTGAGTGGATCCCCAACAATGTGAAATCAAGTGTGTGTGATATCCCGCCAACAGGTCTTAAGATGGCTTCCACATTTGTAGGGAACTCGACATCTATCCAGGAGATGTTCAGGAGGGTGAGCGAACAGTTTACAGCAATGTTCAGGCGTAAGGCTTTCGTGCATTGGTACACTGGAGAAGAAATGGACGAGATGGAGTTCACGGAAGcaaaataacagtagaataacaggaGGGtgagagtaaaaaaatcaaagtagtaaaaaaaaatcaaagtagtaaaaaaatcaaagtgacaccggaatagcatcacaataacagtaaaataacagtagaataacagcacaataacacgtggtaaaaaaaaaaggaaaaaaatcaaagtggcgccggaataacatcacaataacaccataataacagcacaataagagtaaaaaaaatcaaagtagtaaaaaaaattaaagtagtaaaaaaaatcaaagtgataccgaaataacatcacaatatgTTGAGAATAAGAAAgtagaataacaaagacaataacacgtggtaaaaaaaaaaaaaaaaaatcaaagtcgtaaaaaaattcacaaagaatgagagaataacatcacaataacaaatgaataacaataacagcacaataacatggtaaaaaaaaaagagaaaaaaaacatcaaaatcgttaaaaaaatcaaagtaacagcaaaataacatcacaataacatcgaaataacaataacagcacaataacatggtaaaaaaaaaaaagagaaaaaaacatcaaaatcgttaaaaaaaatcaaagtaacagcagaataacatcacaataacatcggaataacaataacagcataataacatgtggtaaaaaaaaaagagagaaaaaaatcaaagtcgtaaaaaaaatctaggtaaaaaaaagcacaataatagcataataacacgaggtaaaaaataagagtaaaaaaaatttcaagtaaaaaaaaaatccggtacaaaaagaaaaaggaaaaaaggtaacataaagagtaaattaaagaaaaacataagagaaaacaaaaatcaaagtggtaaaaaaaaaagcataataacacgaggtaaaaaaaagaaaaaaaaaattaaagtaaaaaaaaaagtaacattagaaaaaagagaaaataagtaaatgacaatggttttatatgacatgtaagatttgatcttggccactcatctctaatttaatctaatggctgagattcccccaactcacaactcaccataagaaccaaaatcaccaaatccaatctctctctctctctctctctctctctctctctctctctctctctctctatatatatatatatatatatatatatatatatatatatatatagggtcggggtcaggtgcgaactaaagttcagtacgaaccgtacgaactaacccTCCTATAAAACAGTCGACATTCTCATCAGTTCTTCGTTTCTCTTTCCGACATCATTAATGCGATAAAAAATTCTCATCTTGATTTCTTCGTTTCTCTTTCCGACACCATTGCTGCGCATCAATCAAACTCCATTATTGCACCTCTGAATACAAATTCAAGGTTAGTTTTAATTCAGATTTTGAAATAAATCCAATTTAAAAATTTAGGGTTTGCTTAAAAATTTAACTTGATTAGTTTTTTTATTTAAGATGGTATTTTGTCATTTTGATTCTAGATTTGTTGGTTCATTACTTGATTAAGATTATTGTGAtcgaaaaattagagtttatttgttGATAGAACCATCTGATTTTAGTAATAATCTAACAAGAACGATTTTTTTATTTCAGATGGTAATAATTGAAGAAGAAGATTCGGTAATGGCAGAAGTTATAGGTAACTACTGCTGCATGTTATTTGTATGAATGTGTATGTATGTAGATGTTTGAATGTGTCTTCAAATCTTGTTTTTTACATATAATTTCAAGGGGGAAAGTATCGTGATACATTATTTTATTGTTGCTGCTAATTGAGACCCAAAATAAGTTGCTTTCAAAAGTTATGTGTATCTAGGTAGTTGAGGATGTGTTTCTGTCAATATTAAAAAATGTATGATTGTAAATTTGGAGGCAGTATTACTTTGATGACGACGCTGTGTTTGCAACATCTGTCAAAAAGAAAAATGTATTCTGAGTTTCCGTATTGATCGACTTAGATATTAAGGCCTTGTTTTGATTTTGAGATTCTGTTTGGAAGATCTGTTGTAGTTGATTTGACGATCCTGGGTTTCTGTTTGTAAGCAATGACTATCAATAATAGTCTAAAAAGTGTATACAGCCACCTGAAGGTGTGTTTGTAGAAGCATTTAAAACTGTATCTAGCTACCCTTAGATACCGTAGAGGGAATGAGatgaaaatagggaaataaacaAAAGGTAACAAAGTGTATATAGCTTCACAAATGAGTGTATATAACTAGGTAAACGGTTGTATGTAACTTGACAAAATAAATTCCGGCTTCCACTACCTAGGATTTTGGGATTATGTTTGATTCCAGAATTCTTTTTGATTCCTATCTTCTTGCTTATAATGTAAACTCAGTTCTTTTCATTAGATCAAAGAAACACCTCGTCTTATTTAAGATACACACACTTTGTGGAGTCACTAGTTACACATCTTCGGGCAGCTACATACACTGTTCTGCTAGCTAGTTAGACTGACCTTAGTTCTGAGATACACGACTTTTGGCAGTTGCATACACTTTTCTAAACTGCTAGACACACATATTTGATCAGCTACATACACTGTTTTGATGTGATAGATCCACACCTACACTTTGTGGAATCACTAGTTACACATCTTCGGGCTGCTACAAACACTGTTCTACTGGCTAGTTAGACTGACCTTAGTTCTGAGATACACGACTTTTGGCAGTTGCATACACTTTTCTAAACTGCTAGACACACATATTTGATCAGCTACATACACTGTTTTGAGTTGCTAGTTAAACATCTCAGTTCCTATTTTCTGTGCAGACATTGTACAAGTTACTAATGTGCAAGCGTCTTCAAGTAATTCACAAGGAAATCAATTACTTGTCACTAATGTACCAGGTATTAAATTGTAgcttttaattaattaatgtattgtCTAAGAAGATTGTGTAGGTTgtaacagataaaattaaaatcatttcctttttttttgttgtaGCCACCCCAGAAGTTGATTTCGATAATCAAATAGTGGGATTGCCAAGATGTTCAGCAGAATTAAAACCAGCATTGTGGATGAAATTTGCAACTTTGGAAGAAGGCATACATTTTTATGAGGAATATGCCAAGGTCTGTGGGTTTCTTACTAGGTTAGACTCAACAAAATTAGTTGATGGGATAGTTACACACAAGTGGTGCGTGTGTAATAAACAAGGCAAAAGTAACTACAAGGGTACAAAAAGGAAGATGACCCTTACGCGAATTGGTTGTCAGGCTAAGGTTAGTTTTAGAAGAATTCAAACGGGTGAATATGAGATTTATGATTTTGTTGAGGTTCACTCACATGCTATGAATACGCCAACAACTATGATACATTTGAAACCATGTAGGGATTTAAACTTGgttcacaaaaaaatgataatGGATAATGCCCATGTAAACCATGGTCATGTGCAAACATTTAGGATGTTCAAACAGTATGTGAAGGGATACAAAAATGTGGGTGCTTCTTTAcaagatttcaaaaaattttcaagGGATGTGAAGAAATACATCAAAGAATATGATGCCCAGATGTTAATAGAGAACTTCATGCAAAAAAAGGCTATGTCTCCATCTTTCTATTTTGACTTTGATGTGGACGATCAAAGCAGAATAACTAAGCTTTTCTGGGCAGATCcaatatcaattaaaaattaTGCCCTTTTTGGTGATGCTGTTTCTGTTGATGCCACTTATAActtcaaccaatataaaatggtgTTTGTCCCTTTCACGGGTGTTGATAACCATAAAGGTTGCGTTACTTTTGCAGCGGGTTTGATACGAAACGAAAATGCAGAATCATTTTCGTGGTTGTTTCAAAATTTTGTAACGGCTATGGGTGATCGCTATCCTATTACTATAATAACTGATCAATGTAGAGGCATCAAAAAAGCTGTTAAAGGTGTGTTTGGTGACAAAACACGCCACCGACTgtgtatgtggcatataatgaagaaGTTGCCTGACAAGGTTGGTCCATCGATTTCCCAAGCCACGacttttttgaaggaaataaacTCAGTTGTTTGGGATGTAGAAATCACTCCAGAAGATTTTGAATCGAAATGGAATTCGATAATTTCCTCATATGAGCTTTGTGATAACAAGTGGTTGAAGAAAATGTTTAAGCACCGTGCTCTTTGGATTCATGCTTACATTAGAGACACATATTTGGGTGGGATTTTGCGCACAACATCAAGGTCAGAGTCTGAAAATAGCTTCTTTGGAAACTTCACCAACCCACATGTCACACTTgtcgagttttggatgcgtttccaAACAGCAATGGATGCTCAGAGATGGAAATATTCTAAGGTAATGGCTGGTGATAAGAACTGTTATCCAAATTTGACAACCCCTCTCCTTTTAGAAAAGCAAGCTTCTGAATTTTACACAATCGTTATATTCTATATTTTCCAAGTAGAAGTCCAAGCAGCATACTACACTTGTGGCCATTTACCATCACCAAATGCAACTGGTGCGAATGGTAATATTTCAATAATTGATCGTGAGAAAGACAAGGAATACAAAATTGATTTAAGTGATAATAAGTTTTCTTGTTCTTGTAAGAtgtttgaaagaattgggatacTCTGTAGGCACATTTTATGGGTGTTGAAAGATAGGGGATTTGATCATATACCTAAAGAGTATTTAGCACTTAGATGGAGCAAATCTGCAACCTCCCACCCTCTTTCTACTGTTGTTGGAAAAATCTGTACTAGCCGATTGTGTGTCAATCGAAAGTCGCTTAACAATATAAGTGAATTATGGTCGGAGGTATTTAATGCAGTCTCACTTGTTGAGGATAATGAGGAACATTCTGATGCGCTATTTCAATTGCTCCGGAGTTTCAATGAAAAGTTGATTATTTCAGTTAAGTCAGGCAAGTCAAAAGATAAGAAAGCTGAGATTGAGATGCTTCTTGGGTCAAAAATTCCAACTGAAGTTACGGTTTTACCACCAGAGAAGTGCAAGAATAAGGGATCGGGGAAGAGGATAACATCAAACAAGGAAAAGGCAGTCTTGGAAAATGCAAAGCCTCTGAGGAAATGCCGTGCTTGCGGTGAAATGAGTAACCATGATAGTAGAAATTGCCCGAGTCGACTCCCTTGAAACTGAATTCAGTGGGTTTTTGGTTTACGTGGCATTTGTAGATATCACTCAAAAAAGTTTATTATGTTTTGTAATGTTATGTACTCACTTAAAACCCGATGTCAGTGGGTTTTTGGTTTATGCGGTTTATGTAAAGACTAGTTTATGTGGTTTATGTAAAGACTGGTTTATGTGGTTTATGTAAAGACTGGTTTTTACGCTGCgattttttcttgtttttatacGACTATGGATTCACGGAGTATAGAGGGTGTTCGTGTATACATTGTATTCAAATAGGGAGGTGGGCTGACTAGAGTGTATGTAGCTAACGGAAGAAGTGTAACTAGCAGTGCAACAAAGTGTATATAGCCAACTGAGAAGGTGAAATTAGCAGTTCAAAACTGCTCGAGTATATGATTTTGAAAAATTGAGAAAGCCAAAAGTTAGGATGCAACATCATTTCAATGAACTCTTGAACATCAAATTACTCCAACCAAATCACTTATTTGTTTTTTTAGGCtgccgtttttttttcttttcttttttttttctaattatggACTCGTGGAGTGTAACTACTAGTCCGGAAAAGTGTATGGTCACAATGCGTCATTGTATACTTGTGTATAAATTTAGTCTTAAATTTAGTCTTAAAATTTTCATATTCTTAGATGAAAAAATGGACAAAAAGTTCTGAATTCTCCTACAAAGATGGCGTTTGTATCGAACGTCCTTTTCTAAACAAttgaaggagtgtatctagcagttCAAACAAGTGTAGCTAGCAGTCCAAGCAAGTGTATCTAACTTCCAAGAGATGTTTAAAATTATTTCCTTTGAATCGTTACAAACTTAGTCAATTAGTATTATGCCATACACTATCAACAAATTATCCATGTTTCAAGTAAGAAATACTAGACATAGTCACCCCGACTTAATCAACCTCTTCAAACTACAAACCACTATTGCAAGGAAAATAAAAAAGTGAACTGATGCCGAATCCTTTGAAATGAGGCTTGATCCAATAATCTTCATCATCATCCATTGTGAAAAATCGCCTGGAGATTAAAAAAAGAATGACATGAGgttgaattattttaaagcaaCATATGGATGTATAAGGTGTATGTAGTGACAGACTATAGTGTATGTAGCCATCTGAATGAGTGTATCTAGCGGTTCAAAAAACGTAATGTAGCCAATCTGAAGAGGTGTATCTAGAAATTTAAAAAAGTATATGTACCAACCTGAAGGAGTGTATCTAGAAGTTAAAAAAACTGTATCAACCTGAACGACTCCTAAGATGACAAATCAAACATATAAAAATACAGAAAAAGGATACCTGAGAAGTGTTTTTCTCCCATTTTATCAGGCGCAACATAATTTGTCGTCGATAAGCAATCAAGTcctgcaaaacaaaaaaaaaggcagaaatttaaaataaaatggCAGCCCGAAAAGAAGTACGTATCCTCCAACAGGGTCCAAGCATTGTTAAAACATGGGACACAATGGCAGAAATTGAAGATAAAATGGCAGAAATTTAAGATAAAATATATATGAATTATCAAGTCCATTAAACTCACTTTGTAATGTTTCTTGTCCGTCCACAAATCTGTATTGAACATTGCACCTTCCAGAAACTTCATGACATATACTCCGCAGTCAAAACTATTCAAACAACATATGATGTTGAAAaggatattaaaataattaacattaagcaaaaataacataaaaataTAGAACAAACTAACGTGTTTGCTTGCTGAGGTACATCCTTGACTTCAGTAGGAAACAAACTGATGGCCTTGACGCGCTTGTAGCCATTGGTGCTGGGTATCTGATTTGCAACATTGACTATCTGTGAACAACAAACAATCAACAAAAATACATGTATGAATATCTTAGATTGTGACTTCTAGACTGAATTAAAATAAAGAATGACGACCATACAATATCCTCCACATAAGTATTATATTCCTCCACAGCTTTCTTATCATTTTTCCTATATTTCTTGAGAGAGTCCAAAATATAGTTCTTCTCCTCCTTGAGATCggacacacaagctaaccaatgGTTATCATCTTTCCCGATTGTGAAAAAAacctacataaaaaaaaaaaaaaatgtgagtTGCTCCATAGGTAAGTAACTAGGATATGCATGGTAATTAGTATTTTATGTATATATTATCACAGTTTGGACATTAGTAAATTTACCTTCTCAACAGTTGCTCCATCTTTTGGCGTGTAGTGCATCTTAAGATGAGGGCACCAAACAAAGTTTACCTCGTTAACCATTAATTGTGGCTTAGCATActgacaaattaaaaaaaaagttaCTAAACTATTATTCCTCAcaaaaatgaagtaaataagggaaaaataaaaaataaattcaaaatgtaGTACTTAAATACCTACCCTCACAGTTGAAGGCAAGTACAAAATATCTGGTCGATTATATGTACACATCACACCAAACATGTCAATCACCTACAAATGTAAATAGTGTTACAAATTTTTGATCACCTATCTGGTCGATTAAATGAAAAATGTTTATATACTAACCGTATCCCTTATCCAATGACGATTTTGCAAACTTTTCATTGCTTTTCGGCAAACATTCATCCATTCTGTGGCCACGATAATCTCATCCAAATACCTACAAACCAATACAATTAGCACAACTTCTAAGaacaaaaatcaaacaaatatGTAAAAAAGTTTAGAAATTACTTGTCATCCTTGCGGGCATTGATTACCCGAGCCAATATTTCTGTGTCTAACAACTGACATTGACGTGTATCCTTGGTGGCACCTCTGGAATTCTTTCTTGGATTTTGGAAGTCTTGATTACCAG from Silene latifolia isolate original U9 population chromosome 3, ASM4854445v1, whole genome shotgun sequence harbors:
- the LOC141648864 gene encoding uncharacterized protein LOC141648864, coding for FASVNSISSISSPVYQCTKALRLNIAVNCSLTLLNISWIDVEFPTNVEAILRPVGGISHTLDFTLLGIHSTK
- the LOC141648865 gene encoding protein FAR1-RELATED SEQUENCE 5-like — its product is MAEVIDIVQVTNVQASSSNSQGNQLLVTNVPATPEVDFDNQIVGLPRCSAELKPALWMKFATLEEGIHFYEEYAKVCGFLTRLDSTKLVDGIVTHKWCVCNKQGKSNYKGTKRKMTLTRIGCQAKVSFRRIQTGEYEIYDFVEVHSHAMNTPTTMIHLKPCRDLNLVHKKMIMDNAHVNHGHVQTFRMFKQYVKGYKNVGASLQDFKKFSRDVKKYIKEYDAQMLIENFMQKKAMSPSFYFDFDVDDQSRITKLFWADPISIKNYALFGDAVSVDATYNFNQYKMVFVPFTGVDNHKGCVTFAAGLIRNENAESFSWLFQNFVTAMGDRYPITIITDQCRGIKKAVKGVFGDKTRHRLCMWHIMKKLPDKVGPSISQATTFLKEINSVVWDVEITPEDFESKWNSIISSYELCDNKWLKKMFKHRALWIHAYIRDTYLGGILRTTSRSESENSFFGNFTNPHVTLVEFWMRFQTAMDAQRWKYSKVMAGDKNCYPNLTTPLLLEKQASEFYTIVIFYIFQVEVQAAYYTCGHLPSPNATGANGNISIIDREKDKEYKIDLSDNKFSCSCKMFERIGILCRHILWVLKDRGFDHIPKEYLALRWSKSATSHPLSTVVGKICTSRLCVNRKSLNNISELWSEVFNAVSLVEDNEEHSDALFQLLRSFNEKLIISVKSGKSKDKKAEIEMLLGSKIPTEVTVLPPEKCKNKGSGKRITSNKEKAVLENAKPLRKCRACGEMSNHDSRNCPSRLP